In the genome of Hymenobacter cellulosivorans, one region contains:
- the pta gene encoding phosphate acetyltransferase encodes MTKTVFIASAEPYSGKSLVTLGLVNMLLSKAQKVGYFKPIITPGPEDKHDAHIDTVLRHFQLPLAYEDTFAYTGPEVLRLIETERQGEMIDTIIRRYKQLEEQHDFIVVEGTDFVGQGTAFEFDLNVTIAKNLGEPVLLVVSGENKTTAQIISNTLTALRGFEAREVQVLTVVANKVRPEQVPDVQQLLRAQLPAEVILSVIPEDKALLNPTMQEIHEALGGRLLFGEELLGNQVDNFVTGAMNVPNFLNYLKENVVIVTPGDRGDIVICAVQANLSASYPKVAGVVLTAGWEPEEPILRLLRGLQTVIPILAVPTGTFETSARLAAVKSRISADNPKKVQLAIRTFERYVDVPALAEQLTTFQSEGITPHMFQYRLMQWAKRQRRHIVLPEGNDDRILRAAAQLLHQNIVDLTILGTTEEVLASVKRLGLSFPADHVRIIDPVHSEFYDDYVNTFYELRKDKGVNEDMARDLLRDVSYFGSMMVYKGHADGMVSGAVHTTQHTIRPALQFIKTKPGVSVVSSVFFMCLPDRVAVFGDCAVNPNPTAEQLAEIAISSAESSRAFGIEPRVAMLSYSSGTSGAGADVDKVRQATELVRQKRPDLKVEGPIQYDAAVDPLVGRQKLPGSEVAGQASVLIFPDLNTGNNTYKAVQRETGALAIGPVLQGLNKPVNDLSRGCTVDDVFNTVVITAIQSQQQ; translated from the coding sequence ATGACCAAAACCGTCTTCATTGCCTCCGCCGAGCCCTACAGCGGCAAATCCCTCGTCACGCTGGGCCTTGTGAATATGCTGCTCAGCAAAGCCCAGAAAGTCGGCTACTTCAAGCCCATCATCACCCCGGGCCCTGAGGACAAGCACGACGCCCACATCGATACCGTGCTGCGCCACTTCCAACTGCCCCTGGCTTACGAGGATACCTTTGCCTACACCGGGCCGGAAGTGTTGCGGCTGATTGAAACCGAGCGGCAAGGCGAGATGATTGACACCATCATCCGCCGCTACAAGCAGCTGGAAGAGCAGCACGACTTCATCGTGGTCGAAGGCACCGACTTCGTGGGCCAGGGCACCGCCTTCGAGTTTGACCTGAACGTGACCATCGCCAAAAACCTGGGCGAGCCGGTGCTGCTGGTCGTGTCGGGTGAGAACAAGACCACGGCTCAGATTATCAGCAACACGCTCACGGCCCTGCGCGGCTTCGAGGCCCGGGAGGTACAGGTGCTCACGGTAGTAGCTAATAAAGTGCGCCCCGAGCAGGTCCCCGACGTGCAGCAGTTGCTCCGTGCCCAGCTGCCGGCCGAGGTTATCCTTTCCGTCATTCCCGAGGACAAGGCCCTGCTCAACCCCACAATGCAGGAAATCCACGAGGCCCTGGGCGGGCGGCTGCTCTTCGGGGAGGAGCTGCTCGGCAACCAGGTCGACAACTTTGTGACCGGAGCCATGAACGTGCCCAACTTCCTGAACTACCTCAAGGAAAACGTGGTCATCGTGACGCCCGGCGACCGGGGCGACATCGTTATCTGCGCCGTGCAGGCCAACTTGTCGGCCAGCTACCCCAAGGTGGCCGGCGTGGTCCTGACGGCCGGCTGGGAGCCCGAGGAGCCGATTCTGCGCCTGTTGCGCGGGTTACAGACAGTGATTCCCATTCTGGCCGTGCCCACGGGCACCTTCGAAACCAGCGCCCGACTGGCGGCCGTCAAGTCGCGCATCTCGGCCGACAACCCTAAGAAGGTGCAGCTGGCCATTCGCACCTTTGAGCGCTACGTCGACGTGCCGGCCCTGGCCGAGCAGCTCACCACGTTCCAGTCGGAGGGCATCACCCCGCACATGTTCCAGTACCGGCTCATGCAGTGGGCCAAGCGCCAGCGCCGCCATATTGTGCTGCCCGAAGGCAACGACGACCGGATTCTGCGGGCTGCCGCCCAACTGCTGCACCAGAATATTGTGGACCTGACTATTCTGGGCACTACCGAGGAAGTACTGGCTTCCGTCAAGCGCCTGGGTTTGAGCTTCCCCGCCGACCACGTGCGCATCATTGACCCCGTGCACAGCGAGTTCTACGACGACTACGTCAACACCTTCTATGAGCTGCGCAAGGACAAGGGGGTGAATGAGGACATGGCCCGCGACCTGCTGCGCGACGTGTCCTACTTCGGCTCGATGATGGTGTATAAGGGCCACGCCGATGGTATGGTGTCGGGGGCGGTGCACACCACCCAGCACACTATCCGGCCGGCTTTGCAGTTCATCAAGACCAAGCCGGGCGTGTCGGTGGTGTCGTCGGTGTTCTTTATGTGCCTGCCCGACCGGGTGGCCGTCTTCGGCGACTGCGCCGTGAACCCTAACCCGACGGCCGAGCAGCTGGCCGAAATTGCCATTTCCTCGGCCGAAAGCAGCCGGGCCTTCGGCATCGAGCCCCGGGTGGCCATGCTGTCCTACTCCTCGGGTACTTCGGGCGCCGGGGCCGACGTAGACAAGGTGCGGCAGGCCACCGAGCTGGTGCGGCAGAAGCGGCCCGATTTGAAAGTGGAAGGTCCCATCCAGTACGACGCGGCCGTCGACCCGCTGGTGGGCCGGCAGAAGCTGCCGGGCTCGGAGGTAGCCGGGCAGGCCAGCGTGTTGATTTTCCCCGATCTGAACACCGGCAACAACACCTACAAGGCCGTGCAGCGCGAAACCGGCGCTCTGGCCATCGGCCCGGTACTGCAGGGCCTCAACAAGCCGGTAAACGACCTGAGCCGCGGCTGCACCGTGGACGACGTGTTCAACACGGTGGTTATAACCGCTATTCAAAGTCAGCAGCAATAA
- a CDS encoding acetate/propionate family kinase, whose product MNIFVVNSGSSSIKYQLFRWPAEQPVCSGLVERIGQQQATITHKVFDPTNPTTAPAEQHLTLALPDHEAGLREVVGLLTAGETAVIQNPADIHVIGHRVVHGGEEFAATTLITPAVKAEIKRLFALAPLHNPANYLGIEVAEQLFPQARQVAVFDTAFHQTLPEYAFRYALPEALYTEQRIRKYGFHGTSHQYVARQAATHLGLPEARLITIHLGNGCSMAAVRGSRALDTTMGFGPLAGLVMGTRSGDLDPSVLLHLLGPLGYSVEQVSTLLNKESGMLGLSGFSDMRDVTKALNAGDTRAALAYDLYAYRIRQYIGAYAAVLNGLDAIVFTAGVGENDALVRSRVCQDMGFFGLELDEAQNQLRTPGLRDISTASSRARILVIPTNEELEIARQCAQLLN is encoded by the coding sequence ATGAACATCTTCGTCGTCAACTCCGGTAGCTCCTCCATTAAGTACCAACTCTTCCGCTGGCCGGCCGAGCAGCCTGTGTGTAGCGGACTGGTCGAGCGGATCGGGCAGCAGCAAGCTACTATCACGCACAAGGTATTTGACCCCACCAACCCTACAACAGCCCCTGCCGAGCAGCACCTGACGCTGGCCCTGCCCGACCACGAAGCCGGATTACGCGAGGTAGTGGGCCTGCTGACCGCCGGCGAAACGGCCGTTATTCAGAATCCGGCCGATATCCACGTCATCGGGCACCGGGTGGTACACGGCGGGGAAGAGTTTGCGGCCACTACGCTTATTACGCCGGCGGTAAAGGCCGAAATCAAGCGCCTGTTTGCCCTGGCACCCCTGCACAACCCGGCCAACTACCTCGGCATTGAGGTTGCGGAGCAGCTGTTTCCCCAGGCCCGGCAGGTGGCCGTGTTCGATACGGCGTTCCACCAGACCTTGCCCGAATATGCCTTCCGCTACGCCCTACCCGAGGCGCTGTATACCGAGCAGCGCATCCGCAAATACGGTTTTCACGGCACTAGCCACCAGTACGTAGCCCGGCAGGCCGCGACGCACCTGGGCCTGCCCGAGGCCCGCCTGATTACCATTCACCTCGGCAACGGCTGCAGCATGGCCGCCGTGCGCGGCAGCCGGGCCCTGGATACCACCATGGGCTTTGGGCCGCTGGCCGGCCTGGTGATGGGCACCCGGTCTGGCGACCTCGACCCCTCGGTGCTGCTGCATCTGCTGGGGCCGCTGGGCTATTCGGTGGAGCAGGTGAGCACCCTACTCAACAAGGAAAGCGGCATGCTGGGCTTGAGCGGCTTTAGCGACATGCGCGACGTGACCAAGGCCCTGAACGCCGGAGATACCCGCGCCGCCCTGGCCTATGATCTGTACGCCTACCGCATCCGGCAGTACATCGGCGCCTACGCGGCGGTGCTCAACGGCCTGGATGCCATTGTCTTCACGGCCGGGGTAGGCGAAAACGACGCGCTGGTACGCAGCCGTGTGTGCCAGGATATGGGCTTCTTCGGCCTGGAGCTGGATGAGGCCCAAAACCAGCTGCGCACCCCGGGGCTGCGCGACATCAGCACGGCGTCGTCCCGGGCCCGGATTCTGGTCATTCCCACCAACGAGGAGCTGGAAATTGCCCGCCAGTGTGCCCAATTGCTGAACTAG
- a CDS encoding DoxX family protein, whose protein sequence is MSLSSTLDTLHGQAKRNQWLRYFTIFNRVVLAMGFLPSGYVKIIGERFTNLVVSHPMGHYLEAFHRTGFYYPFVGVMQMTAAVLLLIPRTATLGAVLYFPIILNIFVLTISVRFVGSLLTSPLMVLANLYLLCWDYDKLKYIFPFQQPTATDLEARKNIDTTFPTYFFAGVFAAVLAVGFTVTNMYSIQPYNNSKDCKRRCEGSNKSAACYTFCDCIHQGGQPINKCLDEYNNAPADAVRK, encoded by the coding sequence ATGAGCCTTTCTTCCACTCTCGATACCCTCCATGGCCAGGCCAAGCGCAACCAGTGGCTGCGGTACTTCACCATCTTCAACCGGGTGGTTTTGGCAATGGGCTTTTTACCGTCGGGCTACGTCAAAATTATTGGGGAGCGGTTTACCAATTTGGTTGTCAGTCACCCGATGGGCCATTATTTGGAAGCCTTCCACCGCACCGGTTTTTATTACCCGTTTGTGGGCGTCATGCAAATGACAGCGGCCGTTCTGCTGCTTATTCCGCGCACGGCCACTTTGGGAGCCGTACTGTATTTCCCTATCATCCTGAATATTTTCGTCTTAACGATATCAGTACGCTTTGTAGGCTCCCTGCTTACTTCTCCCCTGATGGTACTGGCCAACTTATACTTACTGTGCTGGGACTACGATAAATTAAAATATATTTTCCCTTTTCAGCAGCCTACCGCTACGGACTTGGAGGCTCGCAAAAACATCGATACTACGTTCCCAACTTATTTCTTCGCCGGAGTATTTGCAGCCGTTCTGGCGGTAGGTTTTACGGTTACGAACATGTATTCTATCCAGCCTTATAATAACTCCAAGGATTGCAAAAGACGCTGTGAAGGCAGTAATAAATCCGCGGCCTGCTACACGTTTTGCGACTGTATTCACCAAGGCGGACAACCCATTAACAAGTGCCTCGACGAGTACAATAACGCTCCCGCCGACGCCGTACGCAAGTGA
- the mgrA gene encoding L-glyceraldehyde 3-phosphate reductase, whose translation MHYLPNPARYQDMTYRRCGRSGLKLPALSLGLWHNFGDVDQLSVGRSTLRRAFDSGVTHFDLANNYGPPPGSAELNFGRVLREDFAGYRDELIISTKAGYHMWEGPYGEWGSKKYLVSSLDQSLRRMGLEYVDIFYHHRPDPDTPLEETMSALDLIVRQGKALYVGISNYQPAEAREAFRILRELGTPCLIHQPKYSMFERWVEDSLLDLLGQEGVGCIPFSPLAQGLLTDKYLHGVPADSRVAKGVGFLTENQLTPERLSQVQRLNELAQGRNQSLAQMALAWLLKDERVTSVLIGASRPEQLTDSLHCLQNLNFTPDELAAIEQILQPE comes from the coding sequence ATGCACTACCTACCAAATCCGGCCCGCTACCAGGACATGACCTACCGCCGTTGCGGCCGTAGCGGCCTCAAACTGCCCGCCCTGTCGTTGGGGCTTTGGCACAACTTCGGCGACGTCGACCAGCTTTCTGTGGGCCGCAGCACCCTGCGCCGGGCCTTCGACTCGGGCGTAACCCACTTCGATCTGGCCAACAACTACGGTCCGCCGCCCGGCTCGGCCGAGCTCAACTTCGGCCGGGTTTTGCGCGAGGATTTTGCCGGCTACCGCGACGAGCTGATTATTTCGACCAAGGCCGGCTACCACATGTGGGAAGGTCCCTATGGCGAGTGGGGCTCCAAAAAGTACCTGGTCAGCAGCCTCGACCAGAGCCTGCGGCGCATGGGCCTGGAGTACGTCGACATCTTCTACCACCACCGCCCCGACCCCGACACGCCCCTGGAGGAAACCATGTCGGCGCTAGACCTCATCGTGCGCCAGGGCAAGGCTTTGTACGTGGGCATCAGCAACTACCAGCCCGCCGAGGCCCGGGAAGCCTTCCGCATTTTGCGCGAGCTAGGCACGCCCTGCCTGATTCACCAGCCCAAATACTCTATGTTTGAGCGGTGGGTGGAAGACAGCCTGCTCGACTTGCTCGGCCAGGAAGGCGTGGGCTGCATTCCCTTCTCCCCTTTGGCCCAGGGCCTGCTTACCGATAAATACCTGCACGGCGTCCCGGCCGATTCGCGGGTAGCCAAGGGCGTGGGCTTCCTGACCGAAAACCAATTGACGCCTGAGCGCCTCAGCCAGGTGCAGCGCCTCAATGAACTGGCTCAGGGCCGCAACCAAAGTCTGGCCCAAATGGCCCTGGCCTGGCTGCTCAAGGACGAGCGGGTTACCTCGGTGCTCATCGGCGCCAGCCGCCCCGAGCAGCTCACCGACTCGCTCCACTGCCTGCAAAACCTGAATTTCACTCCGGACGAGCTGGCTGCTATTGAGCAGATCCTGCAGCCCGAGTAA
- a CDS encoding glycoside hydrolase family 88/105 protein, giving the protein MKLPSLLTHSLAGLSFLGLVLTAAPAPAQKLPSKQKVLKAMTLSNAYFMSKWPDPGKDIMTNKLRPSHIWTRSVYYEGLMALYRIDKQKSYYDYAVDWGEKHKWGIRNGITDRDADNQCAGQTYIELYEIDRKPERIRDIKACIDNMVKSPKVDDWSWIDALQMAMPVFAKLGVEYQDSRYYEKMYQIYNYSKTVHGGKGLYNPEDQLWWRDKDFVAPYKEPNGQDCYWSRGNGWVVAAMARVLDVMPRNAPHRDEYVQMYMSMIKALPPLQRPDGFWNVSLHDQTHFGGKELSGTALFVYGMAWGINHGLLDRKTYQPIIAKAWQGMIKDCLHPDGFLGYVQGTGKEPKDGQPVSYTSKPDFEDYGLGCFLLAGSEVYKLQP; this is encoded by the coding sequence ATGAAGCTTCCTTCCCTGCTCACCCATTCCCTTGCCGGCCTGAGTTTTCTGGGCCTGGTACTGACGGCCGCCCCGGCTCCGGCCCAGAAGCTGCCCAGCAAACAGAAAGTGCTTAAAGCCATGACCTTGTCTAATGCCTACTTCATGAGCAAGTGGCCCGACCCGGGCAAGGATATTATGACCAACAAGCTGCGTCCCAGCCATATCTGGACCCGCAGCGTGTACTACGAAGGCCTGATGGCCCTCTACCGCATCGATAAGCAAAAGAGCTACTACGACTACGCCGTGGACTGGGGCGAAAAGCACAAATGGGGCATCCGCAACGGCATTACGGACCGGGATGCCGACAACCAGTGCGCAGGCCAGACTTACATCGAGCTGTATGAAATTGACCGTAAGCCCGAGCGGATTCGCGACATCAAAGCCTGCATCGACAATATGGTGAAAAGCCCGAAAGTCGACGATTGGAGCTGGATTGACGCCCTGCAGATGGCCATGCCCGTGTTTGCCAAGCTCGGGGTGGAGTACCAGGACAGCCGCTACTACGAGAAGATGTACCAGATCTACAACTACTCCAAGACGGTGCACGGTGGCAAGGGGCTCTACAATCCGGAAGACCAGCTCTGGTGGCGCGACAAGGACTTTGTAGCCCCTTACAAAGAACCCAACGGCCAGGATTGCTACTGGAGCCGGGGCAACGGCTGGGTGGTGGCGGCCATGGCGCGCGTGCTCGACGTGATGCCCCGCAATGCCCCGCACCGCGACGAATACGTGCAGATGTACATGAGCATGATCAAAGCCCTGCCGCCGCTGCAGCGCCCCGACGGGTTCTGGAATGTGAGTCTGCACGACCAAACCCACTTTGGCGGCAAGGAACTCTCGGGCACGGCTTTGTTTGTGTACGGCATGGCCTGGGGCATCAACCACGGCCTGCTGGACCGCAAAACCTACCAGCCCATCATTGCCAAAGCCTGGCAGGGCATGATTAAGGACTGCCTGCACCCCGACGGCTTCCTGGGCTACGTGCAGGGCACTGGCAAGGAACCCAAGGACGGGCAGCCGGTGAGCTACACCAGCAAGCCTGATTTCGAAGACTACGGCCTGGGCTGCTTCCTGCTGGCCGGCAGTGAGGTCTACAAGCTGCAACCATAA
- a CDS encoding glycosyl hydrolase has product MKKPLSLALFLAAALPHPSAVAQAPKWPEITQQAKPWTRWWWQGSAVNEQDLTRLLTQYQQAGLGGVEITTIYGQKGAEPQFINFLSPKWLDMLEHTLRESGRLGLGVDMAQASGWPFGGPWVSSADACKYATYQTYAVKGGEQLQEAVTFMQKPILRTVGQPIDLKQLKEPVASNPNLQLHAFDQVRFEKPLPLQALMAYSDKGETLDLTSKVDAAGKLTWTAPAGSWKLYALFEGWHGKQVERAGPGGEGDVVDHFSKTATQHYLQHFDQAFKGRNLKGLRAFFNDSYEVDDAQGEANWTPLMFSEFQKRRGYDLRQHLPALFGQGPADENQRVLTDYRETVSELLLENYTQTWSTWAKTHNALIRNQAHGSPANILDLYAVTDIPETEGEDLLRIKFASSAAHVTGKKLASAETATWENDHFLSSLSDVKKAMDRMLLGGINHTFYHGTNYSPQAAPWPGWLFYAAVHFNPNNTFWTDFSQLNRYMAHCQSFLQAGKPANDVLVYLPIYDAYARPGKVLLQHFDGIEHGFKGMTVGTTGEELLKRGYGFDFISDKQLQQVTTTGKALQTGGATYQTILVPDARVLPLPTLEQLLKLAGNGATIVFQNGLPDDVPGLGNLNARRAAFQKQLAQLKFTAGTHGSKKAVFGKGVVLVGSSVDQLLAQAGVKRETMVDAGLQVERRRSAKGYTYFVANWSGKPVNAWLPLQTAAKSVALYNPMTEQLGMAAVRTAGQGQLEVYVQLAPGESCVLETSASAVSAPAYAYQKPAGPAQPLTGTWDVNFVSGGPELPAKTQVQSLSSWTGWNGDAVKKFAGTATYTLAFAMPSGAADGWLLNLGRVAETARVQLNGQPLATLIGPSYQVFIPKTQLKATNTLTVAVSNSMANRISDMDRNHVSYKNAYNINMSSKLKENRGADGLFTAEKWAPRESGLLGPVTLTPTSTGQQVQ; this is encoded by the coding sequence ATGAAAAAGCCCCTGTCTCTCGCCTTGTTTCTGGCCGCTGCCCTGCCGCACCCATCCGCCGTGGCGCAGGCGCCGAAGTGGCCCGAAATAACCCAGCAAGCCAAGCCCTGGACGCGCTGGTGGTGGCAGGGCAGCGCCGTGAATGAGCAGGATTTGACCCGGCTGCTGACTCAATACCAGCAGGCCGGGCTGGGTGGCGTGGAAATCACCACGATTTATGGGCAAAAGGGCGCCGAGCCGCAATTCATCAACTTCCTCTCGCCCAAGTGGCTGGATATGCTGGAGCACACGCTCAGGGAGTCGGGGCGGCTCGGGCTGGGCGTGGATATGGCTCAGGCTTCGGGCTGGCCGTTTGGCGGGCCCTGGGTTAGCTCGGCCGATGCCTGCAAGTACGCTACGTATCAGACGTATGCGGTGAAAGGCGGCGAACAGCTCCAGGAGGCCGTGACGTTCATGCAAAAGCCGATTCTGCGCACCGTGGGCCAGCCCATCGACCTCAAGCAGCTCAAAGAACCGGTGGCCAGCAACCCCAACTTGCAGCTCCACGCCTTCGACCAGGTGCGCTTCGAAAAGCCCCTGCCCCTGCAGGCGCTGATGGCCTACTCCGACAAGGGCGAGACGCTGGATTTGACCAGTAAGGTAGATGCCGCCGGCAAGCTCACCTGGACCGCCCCGGCCGGCAGTTGGAAGCTCTACGCCCTGTTCGAAGGCTGGCACGGCAAGCAGGTGGAGCGGGCCGGCCCCGGCGGGGAAGGCGACGTGGTGGACCACTTTTCCAAAACCGCCACCCAGCACTACCTCCAGCACTTTGACCAGGCCTTTAAAGGCCGCAACCTGAAGGGCCTGCGCGCCTTTTTCAACGACTCCTACGAAGTCGATGACGCGCAAGGAGAAGCCAACTGGACGCCGCTCATGTTCAGCGAGTTTCAGAAGCGCCGGGGCTACGACTTGCGCCAGCACCTGCCCGCCTTGTTCGGCCAGGGCCCGGCCGACGAAAATCAGCGCGTACTGACCGATTACCGGGAAACCGTGTCGGAGCTGCTGCTCGAAAACTACACCCAGACCTGGAGCACCTGGGCCAAAACGCATAACGCGCTGATTCGCAACCAGGCCCACGGCTCCCCGGCCAACATCCTGGATTTGTACGCCGTTACCGACATTCCCGAGACGGAAGGGGAGGACTTGCTGCGCATCAAGTTTGCCTCCTCGGCCGCCCACGTAACGGGCAAAAAGCTGGCTTCCGCGGAAACGGCTACCTGGGAAAACGACCATTTCCTGTCCTCGCTCTCCGACGTGAAAAAGGCTATGGACCGCATGCTGCTTGGCGGCATCAACCACACCTTTTACCACGGTACCAACTACTCGCCCCAGGCCGCGCCCTGGCCGGGCTGGCTGTTTTACGCGGCCGTCCACTTCAACCCCAACAACACCTTCTGGACGGATTTCAGCCAGCTAAACCGCTACATGGCCCACTGCCAGTCGTTTTTACAGGCCGGTAAGCCCGCCAATGACGTGCTGGTGTATCTGCCCATCTACGATGCCTACGCCCGGCCCGGCAAGGTGCTGCTCCAGCACTTCGACGGCATCGAGCACGGCTTCAAGGGCATGACGGTGGGCACTACCGGCGAGGAGCTGCTCAAGCGCGGCTACGGCTTCGACTTTATTTCCGACAAACAGCTGCAGCAGGTAACTACGACCGGTAAAGCCCTGCAAACCGGCGGGGCCACCTACCAAACCATCCTCGTACCCGACGCCCGCGTGCTGCCCTTACCGACCCTGGAACAGCTGCTGAAGCTGGCTGGCAACGGCGCCACCATCGTGTTTCAGAATGGCCTACCTGATGACGTGCCCGGCCTGGGGAACCTGAATGCCCGCCGCGCCGCCTTCCAAAAGCAGCTGGCCCAGCTCAAGTTCACGGCCGGCACCCATGGCAGCAAGAAAGCGGTGTTCGGCAAAGGTGTGGTCCTGGTCGGCTCCTCGGTCGACCAACTCCTGGCTCAGGCCGGGGTGAAGCGCGAAACCATGGTCGACGCGGGGTTGCAGGTGGAGCGCCGCCGCTCGGCCAAGGGCTATACCTACTTTGTGGCCAACTGGAGCGGTAAGCCGGTGAATGCCTGGCTGCCGCTGCAAACTGCGGCTAAGTCGGTGGCGCTCTACAACCCCATGACCGAGCAGCTGGGTATGGCCGCAGTGCGCACCGCCGGTCAGGGGCAGCTGGAAGTGTACGTGCAGCTGGCCCCCGGCGAGTCGTGCGTGCTGGAAACTTCCGCCTCGGCGGTCAGTGCCCCGGCTTATGCTTACCAGAAACCGGCCGGGCCAGCTCAGCCGCTCACGGGCACCTGGGACGTAAACTTCGTATCGGGCGGGCCCGAACTGCCGGCTAAAACCCAGGTTCAAAGCCTGTCTTCCTGGACGGGTTGGAACGGCGACGCGGTAAAGAAATTTGCCGGCACGGCTACCTACACCCTGGCCTTTGCCATGCCCTCCGGTGCGGCCGATGGCTGGCTGCTCAACCTGGGACGGGTGGCCGAAACGGCCCGGGTGCAACTCAACGGCCAGCCGCTGGCCACGCTTATCGGACCCAGCTACCAGGTCTTTATTCCCAAAACCCAGCTCAAAGCTACCAACACCCTGACCGTGGCCGTGAGCAACAGTATGGCCAACCGCATCAGCGACATGGACCGCAACCACGTGTCCTACAAAAACGCCTACAACATCAACATGTCGAGCAAGCTTAAGGAAAACCGCGGGGCCGACGGCCTGTTCACCGCCGAGAAATGGGCCCCGCGCGAGTCCGGCCTACTCGGCCCCGTAACTCTAACCCCGACAAGTACCGGCCAGCAGGTGCAGTAG
- a CDS encoding rhamnogalacturonan acetylesterase translates to MKPIRATFALLLALICLSAFLPKPKVRPTLFLIGDSTVKNGKGRGDGGLWGWGNFLPAYFDTTRIKIENHALGGTSSRTFRTQGHWAKVLPRIKPGDFVILQFGHNDSSPLNDSTRARGTIKSNGEETQDIVNLLTKQPETVHSYGWYLRQFISEVRAKGATPFVCSPIPRNAWTAGKVNRSAQDYGRWAAEAARQADAPFIDLNQLVADHYDQAGEATVRATYFNATDHTHPIEAGARRNALAVAEGIRRSKSLALRKYLRKS, encoded by the coding sequence ATGAAACCCATCCGTGCCACCTTCGCCTTGCTCCTGGCTCTGATCTGCCTTTCGGCCTTTCTGCCCAAGCCCAAAGTCCGGCCCACGCTTTTTCTTATCGGCGACTCGACGGTAAAAAATGGCAAGGGCCGCGGCGACGGGGGCCTTTGGGGCTGGGGCAACTTCCTGCCAGCCTACTTCGACACGACCCGTATCAAAATCGAGAACCATGCCTTGGGCGGCACCAGCTCCCGCACGTTTCGCACCCAGGGCCACTGGGCTAAGGTGCTGCCCCGCATCAAGCCCGGTGACTTTGTCATCCTGCAGTTTGGCCACAACGACAGCAGCCCCCTCAACGACTCGACCCGGGCCCGGGGCACCATCAAAAGCAACGGGGAGGAAACCCAGGACATCGTGAACCTGCTCACCAAGCAGCCCGAAACCGTTCACTCCTACGGCTGGTACCTACGCCAGTTTATCAGTGAAGTCAGGGCCAAAGGCGCTACGCCCTTCGTCTGCTCCCCGATTCCGCGCAACGCCTGGACTGCCGGCAAAGTCAACCGCAGCGCCCAGGATTACGGCCGCTGGGCCGCGGAGGCCGCCCGGCAGGCCGACGCCCCGTTTATTGACCTCAACCAGCTCGTCGCCGACCACTACGACCAGGCCGGTGAAGCCACCGTGCGCGCTACCTACTTCAACGCCACCGACCACACCCACCCCATCGAGGCCGGGGCTCGGCGCAATGCCCTAGCCGTAGCCGAGGGCATCCGCAGGTCGAAAAGTCTGGCCTTGCGCAAGTATTTGCGGAAGTCGTAA
- a CDS encoding rhamnogalacturonan acetylesterase — translation MKIPLTFRFGLLTVLACTGLLLAFAQAPKRPTLFLIGDSTVRNTNAPQMGWGTRLPAFFDSTKIRIDNRAMAGRSTRTFVSEQRWRVVDSLLRPGDFLLLQFGHNEGSVPDTTKAGRRGVLRGTGEETKELTWPNGRRETVHTYGWYLRQFIRGAKARGATPVVASMIPRNQWQDGKVKRATEDFGRWAQEVARQENVAFIDLNQLTANKYDQLGPDAVAQLFAGDHTHTNEAGALINAASVVEGIRANGKIALNKYLVKK, via the coding sequence ATGAAAATTCCGCTGACTTTCCGCTTCGGCCTGTTGACCGTGCTGGCCTGCACCGGCCTATTACTGGCCTTTGCCCAAGCACCCAAACGGCCCACGCTCTTTCTCATCGGCGACTCGACGGTGCGCAACACCAACGCCCCGCAGATGGGCTGGGGCACCCGGTTACCAGCCTTTTTCGACTCCACCAAAATCAGAATCGACAACCGGGCCATGGCCGGGCGCAGCACCCGCACCTTCGTTTCGGAGCAGCGCTGGCGCGTGGTCGACTCCCTGCTGCGGCCCGGCGACTTTCTGCTGTTGCAGTTTGGCCACAACGAAGGCAGCGTGCCCGATACCACCAAGGCCGGCCGCCGGGGGGTACTGCGCGGTACCGGGGAGGAAACCAAGGAACTAACCTGGCCCAACGGCCGCCGCGAAACGGTGCACACCTACGGCTGGTATCTGCGCCAGTTTATCCGCGGAGCCAAAGCCAGGGGCGCGACGCCCGTCGTGGCTTCCATGATTCCGCGCAACCAGTGGCAGGACGGCAAAGTAAAGCGCGCCACCGAGGACTTCGGCCGCTGGGCCCAGGAAGTAGCCCGGCAGGAAAATGTGGCCTTCATTGACCTCAACCAGCTCACGGCCAACAAGTACGACCAGCTTGGCCCCGACGCCGTAGCTCAGCTCTTCGCCGGCGACCATACCCACACCAACGAAGCCGGCGCCCTGATCAACGCTGCTTCGGTCGTGGAAGGCATCCGGGCCAACGGGAAGATTGCGCTGAACAAGTACTTAGTAAAGAAGTAA